One region of Miscanthus floridulus cultivar M001 chromosome 19, ASM1932011v1, whole genome shotgun sequence genomic DNA includes:
- the LOC136527799 gene encoding desmethyl-deoxy-podophyllotoxin synthase-like, producing the protein MEMAALPLLLLPLLTVVSFLWLSRGALYRRGGGTRLPPSPWALPVIGHLHHLAGALPHHAMRDLAARHGPVLLLRLGGLPVVVASSADAAREVMKARDIEFATRPVTRMVRLVIPEGAEGIIFAPYGDRWRQIRKICTVELLSARRVQSFRPVREDEAGRLLRAVASAATVVNLSELLAVYAADSSVRAIIGSRFKDRDTFLAMLERGLKLFANLSLPDLYPSSRLAMLVSRMPGRMKQHREEVVAFLDAMVREHGESRAADDDKEDLLDVLLRIQREGDLQFPLTTDNIKSVVGDMFAGGSETGATTLQWIMAELMRNPRVMKKAQDEVRQALAVAGRQRVTEDDLSNLHYMHLVIKEALRLHPPLPLLLPRECRRSCQVLGFDVPAGTIVFVNAWAIARDPNYWDKPEEFVPERFEGSSVDFKGTDFEYIPFGAGRRMCPGMAFGLVTMELALASLLYHFDWELPPGMTATDIDMTEEMGVTARRLHDLLLVPFVRVPVPMTMT; encoded by the exons ATGGAAATGGCGGCGCTtccactcctcctcctccccctcctgaccGTCGTCTCCTTCCTGTGGCTCAGTCGTGGAGCTTTGTACCGTCGAGGCGGTGGCACGCGGCTGCCCCCGTCGCCGTGGGCGCTCCCGGTGATCGGCCACCTGCACCACCTCGCGGGCGCGCTCCCGCACCACGCCATGCGTGACCTGGCGGCGCGCCACGGGCCGGTCTTGCTTCTCCGCCTCGGCGGGCTCCCCGTCGTGGTGGCCTCCTCCGCGGACGCGGCGCGCGAGGTGATGAAGGCGAGGGACATCGAATTCGCGACGCGCCCCGTGACGAGGATGGTCCGGCTGGTCATCCCCGAGGGCGCCGAGGGGATCATCTTCGCGCCCTACGGCGACAGGTGGAGGCAGATCCGCAAGATCTGCACCGTCGAGCTGCTCAGCGCCAGGCGCGTCCAGTCCTTCCGGCCCGTCCGCGAGGATGAGGCCGGGCGGCTCCTCCGCGCCGTGGCGTCGGCGGCTACGGTGGTGAACCTGAGCGAGCTGCTGGCCGTGTACGCCGCCGACTCCTCGGTACGCGCCATAATCGGGAGCAGGTTCAAGGACCGGGACACGTTTCTGGCCATGCTGGAGCGCGGGCTCAAGCTGTTCGCTAACCTGAGCTTGCCGGACCTGTACCCGTCGTCACGCCTCGCCATGCTCGTCAGCCGGATGCCCGGCCGGATGAAGCAGCACCGGGAGGAAGTGGTCGCGTTCTTGGACGCCATGGTCCGGGAGCACGGGGAGAGCAGAGCAGCTGACGACGACAAGGAGGACCTGCTCGACGTGCTACTGAGGATTCAGAGGGAAGGTGACCTGCAGTTTCCGCTAACCACCGACAACATCAAGTCCGTGGTCGGA GACATGTTCGCCGGAGGCAGCGAGACGGGTGCGACGACACTGCAGTGGATCATGGCGGAGCTCATGAGGAACCCAAGAGTGATGAAGAAGGCGCAAGACGAGGTCCGACAAGCGCTCGCCGTCGCCGGCCGGCAGAGAGTAACAGAGGACGACCTGAGCAATCTGCACTACATGCACCTGGTCATCAAGGAGGCCCTCCGGCTGCACCCACCCTTGCCACTTCTGCTTCCACGAGAGTGCCGGAGGTCATGCCAGGTCCTAGGATTCGACGTGCCGGCGGGCACGATCGTGTTCGTGAACGCCTGGGCGATCGCGAGGGACCCCAACTACTGGGACAAGCCTGAGGAGTTTGTGCCTGAAAGATTTGAAGGCAGCAGCGTCGACTTCAAGGGGACGGACTTCGAGTACATACCGTTTGGGGCTGGACGAAGGATGTGCCCGGGCATGGCGTTTGGGCTTGTGACCATGGAGCTTGCACTCGCTAGCCTGCTTTACCATTTTGACTGGGAGCTGCCGCCTGGGATGACGGCCACGGATATAGACATGACGGAGGAAATGGGGGTCACGGCTCGACGGCTCCACGACCTCTTGCTTGTTCCCTTCGTCCGAGTACCCGTGCCCATGACCATGACCTAG